From a region of the Triticum aestivum cultivar Chinese Spring chromosome 7D, IWGSC CS RefSeq v2.1, whole genome shotgun sequence genome:
- the LOC123165178 gene encoding aspartyl protease family protein At5g10770-like — MASPHLFLCILLVVFGSYLSTISAAGDAHFRHKMSAPPPHPQYDTRMFLSVTPRPNRAGAAVPLVHRHGPCAKSPSTDKPSSFAEALHRSRVRADYIMSRALRGRGTTTTMEGKVSIPAHLGTSVDSQEYVVTLGLGTPAVEQVLLMDTGSDLSWVQCAPCNSTDCYPQKDPLFDPRKSSTYAPIPCGSNVCKSLQSNHLNNGCSMNGNGTQSQCGYRVEYGGGLKTRGVYSNEALTLAPGEVVKDFHFGCAYKQRGADDKSDGLLGLGGAPQSLPVQTSALYGGSFSYCLPPVSSGTGFLALGAPSNTSDFSFTPMTDFMDDGTSYLVKLTGISVGGKQLRIPRKVFEGGLIVDCGNIISHLPSTPYAKLRSAFRAAMAAYPLIPSDDDDTCYNFTGYSDVTVPKVALTFTGGVTVDLDVPNGVLLDGCLAFTESGSDGYVGFLGNVQMRTLEMLYDARGGGLGFRAGAC; from the exons ATGGCTTCTCCTCATTTGTTCTTGTGCATCCTCCTGGTCGTATTTGGGAGCTACCTTTCCACCATTTCTGCTGCAGGCGACG CTCATTTCAGACACAAGATGTCTGCTCCACCTCCACATCCACAG TATGACACTCGGATGTTTCTTTCAGTGACGCCGCGGCCAAACCGCGCCGGCGCCGCTGTGCCGCTGGTGCATAGGCACGGACCCTGCGCCAAGTCACCGTCCACCGACAAGCCATCATCTTTTGCTGAGGCGCTTCACAGAAGCCGCGTCCGCGCAGACTACATCATGAGCAGAGCACTGAGGGGGaggggcaccaccaccaccatggagGGCAAGGTGAGCATCCCGGCGCACCTGGGCACCTCCGTGGACTCCCAGGAGTACGTGGTGACGTTGGGTCTGGGCACGCCGGCCGTGGAGCAGGTCCTCCTCATGGACACCGGCAGCGACCTGTCGTGGGTGCAGTGCGCGCCATGCAACTCCACCGACTGCTATCCTCAGAAGGATCCTTTGTTCGACCCGCGCAAGTCCTCCACCTACGCACCCATCCCCTGCGGCTCCAACGTCTGCAAGAGCCTCCAGTCCAACCACTTGAACAATGGCTGCAGCATGAACGGCAATGGCACCCAGTCCCAGTGCGGGTATCGAGTCGAGTACGGAGGAGGTTTAAAGACCAGGGGCGTGTACAGCAACGAGGCGCTCACGCTGGCCCCCGGCGAAGTGGTCAAGGACTTCCATTTCGGCTGCGCATACAAGCAGCGCGGCGCCGACGACAAGTCCGACGGCCTGCTCGGGCTCGGCGGGGCGCCCCAGTCGCTCCCGGTCCAGACCTCCGCCCTCTACGGCGGCTCCTTCTCCTACTGCCTCCCGCCGGTGAGCAGCGGCACCGGGTTCCTTGCCCTTGGCGCGCCCAGCAACACCTCGGACTTCTCATTCACGCCGATGACTGACTTCATGGATGACGGAACCTCCTACCTGGTGAAGCTCACCGGTATCAGCGTCGGCGGGAAGCAGCTCCGCATCCCACGGAAGGTGTTCGAGGGGGGCCTGATCGTGGACTGCGGCAATATCATCTCACATCTGCCGTCGACGCCCTACGCTAAACTGCGGTCCGCGTTCCGGGCGGCCATGGCGGCTTACCCGCTCATCccgagcgacgacgacgacacATGCTACAACTTCACCGGATACAGCGATGTTACCGTGCCCAAGGTCGCACTCACGTTCACCGGCGGCGTCACGGTCGACCTCGATGTCCCCAATGGGGTTCTGTTGGATGGCTGTCTGGCCTTCACCGAGTCCGGGTCAGACGGTTACGTCGGGTTCCTCGGCAATGTCCAAATGAGAACGTTGGAGATGTTGTACGACGCTAGGGGTGGTGGactcggattccgggcaggtgcgtgCTGA